ACGATGCATTACATAAACTTGCAAAACAGTTATCGGATAGGACAAATGTGTTCGAGGATTTAAGAAACTTCAAGGAAAGAATAGCTAGGACAAAGAGTAGGAGCATGAACAGGCAGAACAGCAAGCACAATTACATCAAACTACAAAAGTACGTGGAATACAAATCTGCGTGGAACGGTTATGCTACCATATATGTGAAAGCGAAGGGCACTTCGAAGACCTGCTCCAGATGCGGGTACTACAACAAAGACCTAAGAGGAGGGGTCTTCAAATGTCCCAGATGCGGTTTTATAATCGATAGGCAGAGGAATGCATCAATAAACATATGGAACGAATTCCTTAGGATGTGGGGATTCATGGGTTCACCCCGAAAGGAGCTAACCCCGATGTGCCCTCCAATGAACCCTGAGGAGGACGAGAGGGATGAAGCTCAAGGACTAAGTATGGATTCCATACGTATTCACACTTAGTTCAGAACCCCTACACCAAATCTCACCTCAGGAGAACATAGTGTGCTAGTTGTAAAGCCTATAAGCGAGAAAGTTTTGAAAATAATAACAAAAGTTAATACAGACTTCAGATTAAGGATGATAGAGACATTACATGACATCTATTTTGAATTAAACCCAAGATTAGCTTACATGCTCATTTCCCAAGGATTAGAGAGTGTGAAGATCACTCTATCAAAATCACAGGCAATTCGGTTAAAAGGTTTTATAGAAGGAAGGTTAACTTACGAAGTCTCCGCTGACGCAATAAGTACGTTTTTCAAACTTTTTCTGTTAGACAAATCATCAGATAAACCAAGCCTGGATATAAACGATGGCGCTTTACTAGTAGCAAAAACATTACAAGGAAAACCATGGAAACAGATTGAGAATGAGACAAAAATTAATAAACCTAAAGACCATGTGAGAACTTTAATAAGAAAATTAGCATCATATTATGAAATATAGTGGTGGTCATAACAATCCAAAAGTCATTAAAATTTAGGTCAGAATTTAAGGATCAAATAATTTCTGGAAAAAAGACAACAACAATAAGACTAAATAAAGACTTTAACGAAGGTGATGAAGTTAATATAATAGTAGGTAATGAAATCATAGGAAAAGCAATGATAACCAAAATAATAAGTACAACACTCGATAAAATAACAGATGCAGATGCAATAAAGGATGGCCTTAGAAATAAAACAGAACTAGTACATATTTTGAAGGAAATTTATGGTAATAAAATAAATGATCGTACATTATATATCATAGAGTACCTTATTAAAAAATAAAAATATCCTTCACAAATTTTACGCAACTTTCTCAGCTTCTGGTTTTAACACTCCCTCTTCAATTAACTTCTTCTCAAGGAGTTCTAATGCTTGCTCAATAGTTTTCGTGTTACTGATTTTTAATGCTGCAGATACTCTCTGCAACCTCTCCCATGCTTTCTTATTAAAGTAAAATGTCGTACGTGGCATTTACATCATCTTATAATTATAAACACTTATATAAATACTTTTCGTAACCTCCTTTTATAAAGATGAGTACTCAGAAAGCTTAGAGCTTTATTGGGATGAATGAGCAAAGTTTAAACATAATGTTAGCCTATTAAATTTGTTCCAGTAAACATAGGTCCATAGGGTAATGAGCTCTATGAGATAGTGGAGCTGCGAGCACCTCAAACCAACAAATGAGGGAACGAGCGTAAAACCTTATCCTAAACGCTGGAAACCCCTCTTCAGCTGTGGAGCAGCTCACAGCATATAGAGCATTTTAAATTAGAACGTTTTTAAATCCACAATAAAAATTTCTAAGATGTTAATGCGTATTGAATGAATCTTTTTGCAAATTCATCGGCATACTTTTCAGTTCCTTTATGCTTGCCTCCTATTGACCTAATTACATGATAAAACTCATGGAGCACAATATAGGGGTTACGAAATGATTCAGAATCTCGAAAATAAATTGTATGCTTTGATGGAACGTAACATGCGTAGGCCTTAAAACATTTATTTCGCGGTAATCCAATAGCACTTTTAGGCGGATCTACATGATAAAAAGTTGATATAAGTTTGAGTGCACCATCAGTATCACCGTTAATTATCATCCTTATTATCATCATCGCTTCATGATTGCTTAGTGGAAACGAATTCTTAGACATTTCTATATTCTATATTAAGAATCATATTTTATTTTTATCTAATTTTAACATTAAATGGATAAGTTTTTAACTTTTATTATTTTTCTATGCCTAGAATGCAGATGATGGACGATCTCATAGCAAGACAAGAAGAACTTAATGCCCTCAGAGAAATTTTTAAGGATTCCATCGAAAGTGGAAAGATTGCTCTCATTTCAGGAAAACCTGGAATTGGAAAAACTGCATTAGTAAACAAATTCCTCAATGATGTGAGTAATGATTCTATCACAATATTTTTGGATTCAAGATTTTACAACGTGCTCGAGCCCTTCATAACAATCTTTTCAAATATTAAAGATTGGTTACAAAAATCTCAGCTCAGAGTAACAAAACCTATAGATGAGATATTAGATTTGCTCAATGTAATAAATAAAGAATTAGATATGTCTGAAATCAGAGGAGATGCCCCTCATGATATTTTTAGCCCAATTTTAAATTACACACCGTTATTTAATGGTTTAACGATAAAGGAGACACAATTATCAAACAGGATTAAAGAATTCTTAGTAAGTATAAGTGATTTGTTGTCATTGGTAAATCTAAGATTGGTAATTGCGTTGGATCACTCGGAAGTTCTGAATGAATTAGTCATAAAACTCCTAACAAGCCTTATAGATAATTTACCACCAAGAATAATGTTAATACTTATCTATGAATTAACCAACGAAACAAGAGAATTGTATGAAAGGTTGGGTGATAAATTAATTAATTATGAAATGGGAATCGTTGAATTATCACCTTTCACAAACGATGACATATTAGAACTTTTCAATAAAGAAAACATTACTATCAATCCTATTATTGCAACAAACATAAAAGAAAAATTAAAAGGAAGTCCACTCCACATCATGCGTCTTATTAAGTTAATAAAAGATAATGAAATACAATTATCAGAAAACAACATCCCTACTATCGATGAACTCTATAAACTATTCTTCAAAAACCTTAATAAAAATGACATAGAATCACTAAGCCTAATAGCGTCATTAAAAGACCCTTTCACTGAGACGGAAATAGACGATGTAATAGGCAGAGAACAACTAAAACGTTTTCTTGACAATAATATTATAAGACACGATAACGGGTTATATGGATTCTTACACATAGATGATAAGGAGTTCTTCTCATCACTTCTTCCTAGCGAGAATCGACGTAAGCTTCATGAAAAAATTATCGGGAAATTAAAAACTAGAGTCGAAAATGGCCCAAAAGTAAGTTTTGAGTTAGTTTCGCGAATGTGTTGGTATAATCTGAGGTCTTTTCCTGATGAAAATTCACTAAGACTTTGTATACTTACAGCACGCATAGCCCACGATAAAGCACTATTCTTAACAGCTCTAAAGATTCATAATGAGGCTCTCTTACTACTACAAACACTCACACTACAAAGCTCTCGTTTAATATTAGCATTACTCTACTATTGGCAAGGAGTAGAATATTTAATGATAGACAATAAAAAACATGCAGCAAGAAGCTTTGAAAAAGCCTTAAAGAATTTTGAACGTCTTGGAAACATCGAGGGTGTTGGAGCCACATTATACATGGAGGGTCTCCTTAACGAGAAAAAAGGTGATTACAAAGATGCAATAAAATCATTCAATGATGCAATAAAAATGTTCGATTCAATGCGACACAATGAAATCAGCAAACACCTAAAAGCACACACATTATTAAGACTAGCCAGAGTCAACTTAAACCTAAATAATATTAATGAAGCAATTGAGCTCATCAACGCAGCGTTAACCCTATCACATGATATTAATAATAAACAACTAATAATTCATTCACTATATGAACTTGGTCTAATAAAATATGCGAAAGGTGATTTTGATGAAACTATAAAAATACTTAATGAAGCACTTAACCTATCATACACTACAGAAAATTTATACACAATGCCACAAATATTTCTTTATTTAGGGCTAACATACATAGGTCGTAATGAAATTGAAAATGCATCAACATACTTTAGAAAATCCGTAGAATTAGCGAGGGAAATTGGTGATAAGGAGACGGAAGGATTAGCATTGGCCCAACTGGGCATATTAAACTCTAGCACAGGCTCATATGACACGGCACTTAACTTATTAAAAGAAGCACATAAAATATTATTAAATACAGAAAATTGGAAAGACATCACAAAAGTAGATTATATGATCGCGACAGTACTAATATCATTAGGTGACATCGATGGGGCATTCGATGCACTATTAGATATGTTAGACTCAGCAGCAAAAGCAGGCAACGACATAATATTCTTTCGTTCGTTTAACATGGTACTAGAAACACTTGAAGAAATGATGCAAAAAGATCTCTGGGCACACTTATCCAGAGGAATAGATAAATTTATCAACGCATACTCAGAAACTGAAGTAATAGAACTAGAAAACTTCTTCAGAACATTAAAGGAAATAACAGTATTTAAGATAGCCAAATCTAACAAAAACTTAGTAACGAAATATTACAATTTAATAAATAACCGTGAACTCAGCAAAATAATTGAATCAATAATATCAAGGCACGCACCAGAATTGACAGATGCTCTAAAGAAAAATTAACAGAAAACATTTTTATAACTAAAAGCCTCACTTCAGAACAAGAAGTTCACGAAGATTCTTAACAAATCCTGAAAAATAATATCAGCATTTTCTTAACATAGTTAAGATAACTGAGAAACTGATTAAAGGTTAGCTGTTTTCACTTTCGATGATTTAATAATACTAAGGATACTCTAAAGTCAAGCCATCGCAAATTAACTTAAAAATTATATCACATCAAAGGAAATTTCAAGCAGTTGTTTCGCAGGCCTAAATCTGACTTTCTCTATCTTAATACCTCCAATCTCACCGGTCGTCTTACAGTGATTGGATTTACACGCATTAACATTCCAATCTTTTATATGAAGGATCTTAACACGAATAACGCCAGGAGGTAAGGGAAATAAATCGTATATCCTATCACCCCAAACACGTTCAGCTTCAGAACGATCTATTTCAAGTTCTTCAATAGACTGATTTTCTAAAATTTTTTTATTGGCCAGCTCCTCAATCCTGGAAATTTCTTCATCAGTAGGTTTTCTATCAAACTGCACAGTTAATCTACCATGTTTTCCCTCAACATACACACTAGCGGTCCATTTTGCTCCTAAAACCACCTGCACAGCACCCTTTAATACATGAAGAGCAGTATGCGTACGAACATTATCATCAACCATAGCACTCACAATGTCAATAAAAGCAACAATAGATAAATTTTTTCAAGCCCAAAAACTGTTTAATAATACATAATAATTAGACATTGAAGAACAGAACTTCGTGGAGTTGCTTTACTAAAACTAAAAATTTTTATTCTTCGAATACAGTAAGGTAATGTGAAGACTATGAATCAAGATACTGATGAATCCAAAGAATTATTGGTCTACAAAATTGTTGCACTACTCAGTGGCATAGTTATGGCTTTTTCCTTTGGTTACGGAATTTATGAAATGTTCCTAGAATATATAACCACTGGTAGTTTTGTGATTGGTGCAGCAATGGTCTCCATAGAATTTCCTTATAAATACTTTGCAAAACCCGTAACGTATTTTGCCATTTCCCTGGTTGTTTTCTGGTATAGTGTGATGCATGTTATCCATAAAAAAATTATTTCCTTAGATAAAGAAATTAAAGCACTTCTATCAATCATAGCACTCGGAGCAGCATATGCTAGTGGATACGAACTACTTTATAACTTCATGGTATGGAACGCAATAGTTGTGACACAAATATTTAAAGGTAATTTAAACATTGACCAAGCTATAATAGGATATCCAGACCCCCATCTACCATGGAATTTAGTCTTTGCTACCAAATTATTCTCAGCCCTGTTCGTTATTGCATTATATACGTTCTATTACCTATCAAAGAATACTAAAACTGAATAAACAAATATTTAAAAAACAAAACACATCCTAATTAAGTGAAAAATTAAATCCCAAAAATTGCATATGGATATATTTGTATGCTGTTTCAGAAATAATTCCTCTTCAAACTTAGAGAACTAGATTTACAACCTGAAAGCCTCCCTCTTTAGGGCGGGGAGGAGGTCAGCTATCGATAGGTGATTAACTGCATTAAAAATATTTAAGAACGCTTCATCTGTCAATAAGTACTGCACAGTTGACATTCTCCACGGCTGAAGCCGGGAGATTCTCGGTTCCTCAAGGCTAAGCCTTCATCATACCGAGTTCCGGGCTGTGTCAAGCAGCCCCTGCTATGGACGTGTAGTCCATGGCCCGCTTGCTGGAATCATCCCCACTCTTCTCGGTTCGGAGCCTTATTCCAGCCTTCGGACGTCCCATCCACATCCGAGCGACCCGCTCAAGAAAACATTGTTTAAGCACTTATTTAAGCCTATCGACGATTCATCCCAGAACAGAAGCTCTAGGCTTTCTCGTTGCATTTTTGTAATTTTCTTTTATTGTTAAATATTTTTCAATTATACCGAAAACTTTGTCTTTGAAGGGAATGATGCTAACTTAACATGTGTCAAGCTAGTTGAGGGCATACTTGATGATACGTTTGTTGTTATTCCTAGTTTATTCTGGACTTTGCTCTTGGTCAGCCTCTAAAATTAAATAGCCTCTATAACCACATTTCGTACAGACGTATCGTGAAGGATAAAGCCATCCGAAACTATGCTCGATTTTTATAGAAGAACTACCACAAACAGGGCATAGATATTTTCTTCGTTTACTGTTATGCTTCACGTGCCTTAATACTTCTCTTAAGTTGTTTAGCATCTTGATTACTCCACTACTATATTCTCTTTTGAGTATCCAATGCTTATCAGAATTTCTTTAACTCGATTTCTATGATCACCTTGCAGTTCAATGCGTTCATCTTTATAAGTGCCGCCACATGCTAGTTTGTTTTTTAAGAGTTTTGCTGTCCGTTCTAGTTCTGAATTTTCTAATCCTTCTATTATTGTAACCTCCCTTCCCCAACGGCGTTTCTCTAAACGTATCTTAATGCGTTTTTCCTCCTTCTCTAAGATTTTTACCACAGATTCTACGTCCAAGCTTAGATCTAGGTTAAGATCCGTGTTATCCTCATTTAACTGATCCTTCACCATGCTCATATCTACATGTAAATAGTTACGTAAATACTTTTTGGTTTAAACTTTGAACAATTCATAGAAAAAATAAAATAGTTGTTTACTGTAATAGCTAAAGTTATATACTTCTGAAACAAATTTCTAGTGAGGATGTCATGAAATACAGGCTCATGGATTTACTTGCATGCCCTATATGCAAACACTGGCCATTAGAACTAATACCTTTTACAGAAAATCATTACAATTATGAAAACTTACCAAACAAAATACCATATTGTAAAGATTATTGCGGTCTCAATAAAGCAAAAATATCCGAATTAAAGATAGACCAACTTAATTGTAAGGAATGTGTTACACACGAAATAGCCGAAGGAATCCTAATCTGCAACCAATGCGGACGCTGGTATCCCATAACAGAAGAAATACCAATAATGCTACCAGATCCACTACGAAACGGAAAAGAAGACCTGGATTTTCTTAAAAAATGGTCAGAAAAGATACATGAAAAAGTACTCAAAGAAGGGAAACCAATACACTTGTAAACAGCATCTCGAAAGAATGAGAACCTCAATTAAAAATTATGAAATTAACATCAGAATCTTTAAAAATCCCCACACATATGATAAATGTGGTGAAAGCCGAGGTAGCTCAGCTAGGTAGAGCACCCGGCTGTTAACCGGGTGGTCGTGGGTTCAACTCCCACCCTCGGCGTCTCTATCCTTTTAACTTTGACGGCGGGGAGTCTCCATCCGTAGGGGTGGGGATGAAGGCCGATAAGCTTATATTTTTTCTCGTTGTATTTATCATTGTCTGCTTGGCTGGCAGACCTAGTAGGCATGGGACAGGCTGAAAGAGAAGACTGCTGAGGGCAAGACCTCCGTAACCCACCTTCCACACGGGATTCCCGAAACGGTCTCACCTGCCGAGACCTCCGCTGTGGGTGAGTGGAGATCGAGTCTGTCCGTGGAAGCAGGAAGCCACCTGCGAAAGCTGGTGGTAGTTCACACACCCAACTTAAACTATGCTAACTTTTGAATCAACATTAAAACTAATTCAATACGATAATAAAAAATATATGGAAAAAAGAAATTATAACACCATGTCAATAAAAGGCATAAATCATATAGCAATTGCAGTCTCAAACCTCAACGAGGCATTAAAAATCTACAACGAAATACTTGGTCTTAAAATAAAAAACATCCTAGAAATAAAAGAGCAGGGTGTAAAAATAGCCATACTTGAAACAGGCTCAACATTAATTGAACTCCTTGAACCCCTTAACGAAAATACTCCAGTAGGCAAGTTCATTAAAGAAAAAGGAGAAGGCATACACCACATTGCACTAACAGTCGACAATATAGAATCATTCACATCAAAAATAAAAGAAAAAGGACTAAAACTAACAAATGAAAAACCACAAAAAGGTGCCGAGGGCCTTATAATTTTCATTCATCCATCATCAACAAGACGAACACTCATAGAAATCGTAGAACCGTACAAGTAAACAAAAAATATTAAGAACTGAAATGTAAGAAGAAATGAAAAACGAAATGTATCCTACAAAAACAAACAATACTGGAACAGGAGGCTCATCATTTTCTCACACATCTAAAATAATAGTCCTAATAGTTGCTACATTCGCATCATTCATGACACCATTCGACTCTAGCATAGTAAACCTAGCCATTCCTTCTATTGGAAAAGATTTGGGAGGAAATATAGAACTCCTAGGCTGGATCCCTATTGCTTATTTAATGGCACTATCGATATTTTTTATACCGTTTGGAAGACTCGCAGACATACATGGAAGAAAGTTAATATTTGTTTTAGGGATATCAACATTCGTAGAAGGTTCACTAGCATGCAGTTTATCACCATCCCTACCACTTCTAATAGCTTTTAGATTCATTCAAGGATTGGGATCAGCGATGATGGGAGGCACCGCCATAGCATTAATAACATCAGTATTCCCACCAGGAGAAAGAGGCAAAGCACTGGGTATCAACACAGCAGCAGTATACGTAGGATTATCACTGGGACCTCCTTTAGGTGGTTTTTTAGTGCAGTACTTAGGTTGGAGATCAATATTTTATGTAAACATTCCAATAGGTATTATAGTAATCATACTCACATTAATCAAAATTCATGAAAAAAATTATATTAAAGATGAGAAATTTGACCACATTGGTTTCATGCTATATTTTCCTTCATTAACATTAATATTTTTAGGTCTCACACTATTACAACACACATTTGCAAATGAAATACTAATTATCGGTATCCTAATCTTACCGTTATTTTTTACCTATGAATATTATGTTTCCCATCCGCTAATAGATGTTGAATTGTTTAAGAACCTTACATTTACATTTTCCAACATTACCGCCCTTCTTAATTATAGCTCAACATATGCAATCTCCTTTATAATGTCTCTTTATCTGCAGCTAATCCTTAAACTTGATCCACAATACACCGGATTAATACTTTTATCTCAACCATTATTAATGGCTATATTCTCACCATTTGGCGGATGGCTCTCTGATAAAATAGAACCCAGGATTATTGCATCAATAGGAATGGCATTAATATCCGTATCAATTTTAAGATTATCATTCTTAAATATTAACACATCCATCCTAGATATAGTATCATGGTTAATGATACTAGGATTTGGATATGCCCTCTTTAGCTCGCCCAATACCAACGCAGTCATGAGTTCTGTAGAGAGAACCAAATATGGTATCGCTTCAGGAATACTTGGAACCATGAGGTTCACAGGACAAGCACTCAGCTTAGCGATCACAGTGTCAATCTTCTCAACAATCACCAGAACAGTAATAACCACAACAGGCAATTTACAGAGACGTAGCAGAAAGCCCATGATTTTAATCATGGGATGAATGCGTTTAAATACTTGTCAGTTAATTTTTCTATGGGCGAGTCGCTCATGAAGGCTAAGAAAACCATTAAGGCAAAGATTCTTGAACTTCGCAAAGGCAAGGAAGAGCTTCTTAGAAGGGAATACGAGAATTGGCAACGCTATTTGCATGGAGACAAGTCTGTTCCACTTTATTCCGCTACAAAGCAACAGGCTGACAGACTTCTAAAGAGGCTTGGAAATGTTAAGCCTAACAAGGAATACCCGCTAATTCTGAGGAGAGATGTCTATAGGGCTGACACCAAGCTGACGCCTTATTGGCTCAAGATTCCAATTTATGGGGTTAGAGGCGGAATAAACGTCCCTATAAAGACCCATGAACCAATAACTGATGACATGATTTGCAAAGAAGCTAAAATCGTAAAGAAAGGTAATGAGTGGTTCGTTCACATAACTGTTGAAAAAGAAGTGGAAGAGAGAAACCCTAAATCAGCTCTAGCAGTTGATATGGGGATACGATGGATAGCCACAACAGTCAACTCAAGCAATCCGAGACCGAAGTTCTATGGGAGAGAGCTTAGGAGGGTTAAGGGGCATTTCTTCTGGCTTAGGAGAACCTTAGCCCTGAAGAAGGCACATAAAGCGATAAAGAAGATTGGGCGTAAAGAGAGAAAGGTGGTTAGCGACATCCTGCATAAGATTAGCAGAGCCATAGTAAACGAA
This region of Thermoprotei archaeon genomic DNA includes:
- a CDS encoding ASCH domain-containing protein encodes the protein MVVITIQKSLKFRSEFKDQIISGKKTTTIRLNKDFNEGDEVNIIVGNEIIGKAMITKIISTTLDKITDADAIKDGLRNKTELVHILKEIYGNKINDRTLYIIEYLIKK
- a CDS encoding ribbon-helix-helix domain-containing protein, with the protein product MPRTTFYFNKKAWERLQRVSAALKISNTKTIEQALELLEKKLIEEGVLKPEAEKVA
- a CDS encoding tetratricopeptide repeat protein, with protein sequence MPRMQMMDDLIARQEELNALREIFKDSIESGKIALISGKPGIGKTALVNKFLNDVSNDSITIFLDSRFYNVLEPFITIFSNIKDWLQKSQLRVTKPIDEILDLLNVINKELDMSEIRGDAPHDIFSPILNYTPLFNGLTIKETQLSNRIKEFLVSISDLLSLVNLRLVIALDHSEVLNELVIKLLTSLIDNLPPRIMLILIYELTNETRELYERLGDKLINYEMGIVELSPFTNDDILELFNKENITINPIIATNIKEKLKGSPLHIMRLIKLIKDNEIQLSENNIPTIDELYKLFFKNLNKNDIESLSLIASLKDPFTETEIDDVIGREQLKRFLDNNIIRHDNGLYGFLHIDDKEFFSSLLPSENRRKLHEKIIGKLKTRVENGPKVSFELVSRMCWYNLRSFPDENSLRLCILTARIAHDKALFLTALKIHNEALLLLQTLTLQSSRLILALLYYWQGVEYLMIDNKKHAARSFEKALKNFERLGNIEGVGATLYMEGLLNEKKGDYKDAIKSFNDAIKMFDSMRHNEISKHLKAHTLLRLARVNLNLNNINEAIELINAALTLSHDINNKQLIIHSLYELGLIKYAKGDFDETIKILNEALNLSYTTENLYTMPQIFLYLGLTYIGRNEIENASTYFRKSVELAREIGDKETEGLALAQLGILNSSTGSYDTALNLLKEAHKILLNTENWKDITKVDYMIATVLISLGDIDGAFDALLDMLDSAAKAGNDIIFFRSFNMVLETLEEMMQKDLWAHLSRGIDKFINAYSETEVIELENFFRTLKEITVFKIAKSNKNLVTKYYNLINNRELSKIIESIISRHAPELTDALKKN
- a CDS encoding alanyl-tRNA editing protein is translated as MVDDNVRTHTALHVLKGAVQVVLGAKWTASVYVEGKHGRLTVQFDRKPTDEEISRIEELANKKILENQSIEELEIDRSEAERVWGDRIYDLFPLPPGVIRVKILHIKDWNVNACKSNHCKTTGEIGGIKIEKVRFRPAKQLLEISFDVI
- the yciH gene encoding stress response translation initiation inhibitor YciH, with the protein product MVKDQLNEDNTDLNLDLSLDVESVVKILEKEEKRIKIRLEKRRWGREVTIIEGLENSELERTAKLLKNKLACGGTYKDERIELQGDHRNRVKEILISIGYSKENIVVE
- a CDS encoding Trm112 family protein — encoded protein: MKYRLMDLLACPICKHWPLELIPFTENHYNYENLPNKIPYCKDYCGLNKAKISELKIDQLNCKECVTHEIAEGILICNQCGRWYPITEEIPIMLPDPLRNGKEDLDFLKKWSEKIHEKVLKEGKPIHL
- the mce gene encoding methylmalonyl-CoA epimerase: MSIKGINHIAIAVSNLNEALKIYNEILGLKIKNILEIKEQGVKIAILETGSTLIELLEPLNENTPVGKFIKEKGEGIHHIALTVDNIESFTSKIKEKGLKLTNEKPQKGAEGLIIFIHPSSTRRTLIEIVEPYK
- a CDS encoding MFS transporter; amino-acid sequence: MKNEMYPTKTNNTGTGGSSFSHTSKIIVLIVATFASFMTPFDSSIVNLAIPSIGKDLGGNIELLGWIPIAYLMALSIFFIPFGRLADIHGRKLIFVLGISTFVEGSLACSLSPSLPLLIAFRFIQGLGSAMMGGTAIALITSVFPPGERGKALGINTAAVYVGLSLGPPLGGFLVQYLGWRSIFYVNIPIGIIVIILTLIKIHEKNYIKDEKFDHIGFMLYFPSLTLIFLGLTLLQHTFANEILIIGILILPLFFTYEYYVSHPLIDVELFKNLTFTFSNITALLNYSSTYAISFIMSLYLQLILKLDPQYTGLILLSQPLLMAIFSPFGGWLSDKIEPRIIASIGMALISVSILRLSFLNINTSILDIVSWLMILGFGYALFSSPNTNAVMSSVERTKYGIASGILGTMRFTGQALSLAITVSIFSTITRTVITTTGNLQRRSRKPMILIMG
- a CDS encoding transposase is translated as MGESLMKAKKTIKAKILELRKGKEELLRREYENWQRYLHGDKSVPLYSATKQQADRLLKRLGNVKPNKEYPLILRRDVYRADTKLTPYWLKIPIYGVRGGINVPIKTHEPITDDMICKEAKIVKKGNEWFVHITVEKEVEERNPKSALAVDMGIRWIATTVNSSNPRPKFYGRELRRVKGHFFWLRRTLALKKAHKAIKKIGRKERKVVSDILHKISRAIVNEALANDSMIVLGKLKGIRRNSRGRTFKRKLNNGFPYYRLSQLIEYKARWRGIKVVKISERNTSKLCHKCGHMGIRVGSSFKCQNCGIQCNADYNGATNILKRGMGYMLMPGGDLTHPELGRMKVYESPTNRESPGFSRGECQQ